The following proteins are encoded in a genomic region of Nakaseomyces glabratus chromosome J, complete sequence:
- the PCL5 gene encoding Pcl5p (CAGL0J10846g~Ortholog(s) have cyclin-dependent protein serine/threonine kinase regulator activity), producing the protein MAFVTPSGELVPVETLSNNVYHTPPYQSLKSDGTSSEANTQLSSSDFVSFITDVVAGVHSKSHKRINNSKTSIANFLKEVTKRAHISRDILLLASIYFDKLIKSHEGAINVPEFAYCGKRLLLVCIILAHKFSNDITFSMRVWTQVSGLPTRSIAIMERWCLKQLNYGLTVTNEAMTSWGSKLAGYEQRHTTSVCTLTSIANATLKRKMELDDDVTIGDINPRKIIRTV; encoded by the coding sequence ATGGCTTTTGTTACACCTTCAGGAGAACTTGTCCCTGTCGAAACTCTATCAAACAATGTCTACCATACTCCACCGTATCAAAGTTTGAAATCAGATGGGACCAGTAGTGAAGCTAATACACAGTTATCGTCTTCtgattttgtttcttttatcaCAGATGTTGTCGCTGGCGTTCACAGCAAATCGcataaaagaataaataaCTCCAAGACATCTATTGctaattttttgaaagaagtcACCAAGAGAGCTCATATCAGCAGagatattttattgttgGCATCCATATACTTTGATAAATTGATCAAGTCTCATGAGGGCGCCATCAATGTACCAGAATTTGCGTACTGTGGAAAGAGATTGCTGTTAGTATGCATTATCCTGGCACATAAATTTTCTAATGATATCACTTTCTCCATGAGAGTGTGGACCCAAGTTAGCGGTTTACCTACACGGAGCATTGCTATAATGGAACGCTGGTGTCTTAAGCAACTTAATTATGGTCTCACTGTCACTAACGAGGCAATGACTAGTTGGGGTTCTAAACTAGCGGGCTATGAACAAAGACATACCACTTCTGTATGCACTTTGACCTCCATTGCAAATGCTACACTAAAGAGAAAGATGGAGCTCGATGATGATGTTACTATCGGAGATATCAACCCAAGAAAGATTATAAGAACTGTCTGA
- the HTD2 gene encoding hydroxyacyl-thioester dehydratase HTD2 (CAGL0J10868g~Has domain(s) with predicted 3-hydroxyacyl-[acyl-carrier-protein] dehydratase activity, role in fatty acid biosynthetic process and mitochondrion localization), with the protein MSWKSLHWLHKDIISFEKNQAFNNLFKNAVRTNIKMTENIQLADNLLYFNPVDSDLDPDGYFSYQSPSSLISTLQRYRLRRWTNGEITNNKPLVPGKEYSCHERIKFIKPIGDSCFVSLQRTIRDSNDVTAITEDRTLQYTNRIGDRFSALEEMAQETKQYEAVAGINISDLDIVKYCQMTNNPHRIHWDRDYCRTQEGIKDILVPGPLITQIMARLLCPNSASLITRIKYKTVSPIYPFTPLRAIKVSPTALWLADESKLYAKMEIKESHRDIMPDQHLEA; encoded by the coding sequence ATGTCGTGGAAGTCACTTCATTGGCTTCATAAAGATATCATTTCCTTCGAAAAGAACCAAGCATTTAATAACCTTTTCAAAAATGCTGTACGTACCAATATTAAGATGACAGAGAATATACAATTGGCGGACAATCTATTGTATTTCAATCCCGTTGACTCAGATCTAGATCCCGATGGCTATTTCAGCTATCAGTCACCAAGCTCCCTAATATCTACTTTACAGCGGTACAGGCTTCGGAGATGGACAAACGGTGAGATCACAAATAATAAACCTTTGGTACCTGGTAAAGAGTACAGTTGCCACGAACGGATCAAGTTCATCAAGCCCATAGGAGATAgttgttttgtttctttaCAAAGAACAATCAGGGATAGTAATGATGTTACAGCTATAACAGAGGACAGGACGTTGCAGTACACAAATCGGATAGGTGACCGTTTCAGTGCGCTTGAGGAAATGGCACAGGAAACTAAACAATATGAAGCCGTTGCAGGTATCAACATCTCAGACCTGGATATTGTGAAGTATTGTCAAATGACCAATAACCCACACAGGATACATTGGGATAGAGACTATTGTCGTACACAGGAGGGGATCAAGGATATCCTGGTTCCCGGCCCATTGATTACCCAGATAATGGCAAGATTACTGTGTCCCAACTCTGCTAGCCTGATAACTAGGATCAAGTACAAGACAGTTTCACCTATCTACCCATTCACACCCCTTAGAGCCATAAAAGTATCACCGACAGCGCTGTGGCTCGCCGATGAGTCTAAACTCTACGCAAAGATGGAGATCAAAGAGTCCCACCGGGATATCATGCCTGATCAACACTTAGAAGCTTAA
- the SSF1 gene encoding rRNA-binding ribosome biosynthesis protein (CAGL0J10890g~Ortholog(s) have rRNA binding activity, role in conjugation with cellular fusion, ribosomal large subunit assembly and nucleolus localization), translating into MAKRRQKKRTHVQVVPDEERGIPKSMVIRVGQTSLGNHSLNQLVKDFRQIMQPHTAIRLKERKSNKLKDFVVMCGPLGVSHLFMFTQSEKTGNVSLKIARTPKGPTITFQVMDYSLGRDIKKYLRRPKSLTKEDVMNPPLLVLNGFTTKPKDENDEKEVERANVDKIVVSMFQNIFPPLNPSRIHINSIKRVFMINKDKETGEISMRHYFIDIREVDISRNLKKLYKAKNNLSKAVPNLHKKEDISSLILDHDIGAYTSESEIEEDSIVKVMDTESVKVKRSVKHKEDDTVEEAKDVDGDEDMKDFESSNIPLEEDDENEQEQAPVSTPRKKAVRLTEIGPRLTLKLVKLEEGICSGKVLHHEFVQKTDSEIRALEKRHKEKMRIKEQRRKEQEENIAKKKAHKEAKRQRKLERRAARKAAAEEGSEEGKDISESESDSSSSESENEYKDVPEDIDSDLYSDIE; encoded by the coding sequence ATGGCTAAGAGAAgacaaaagaagagaacGCATGTTCAAGTTGTGCCCGATGAGGAGAGAGGTATTCCAAAGTCAATGGTGATCAGGGTTGGTCAGACCTCTTTGGGTAACCATTCCTTGAACCAGTTGGTGAAGGATTTCCGTCAGATCATGCAACCACATACTGCTATTAGATTGAAAGAGAGGAAGTCTAACAAGCTGAAGGATTTTGTTGTCATGTGTGGCCCATTGGGTGTATCCCATCTATTCATGTTTACGCAATCGGAGAAGACTGGTAATGTATCATTGAAGATAGCTAGAACACCAAAGGGTCCAACTATCACTTTCCAGGTTATGGACTATTCTCTCGGCAGAGACATCAAGAAGTATCTAAGAAGACCAAAATCTCTCACAAAGGAAGATGTTATGAACCCACCATTATTAGTTCTGAATGGATTTACCACCAAGCCCAAGGATGAGAATGATGAGAAAGAAGTTGAGAGAGCTAATGTGGATAAGATTGTGGTGTCAATGTTCCAAAACATTTTCCCACCACTAAACCCTTCTAGAATTCATATAAACTCGATCAAAAGAGTATTTATGATTAacaaagataaagaaactGGTGAAATTTCCATGCGTCATTACTTCATCGATATTAGAGAGGTagatatttcaagaaatttaaaGAAACTGTACAAGGCTAAAAACAATTTAAGTAAGGCCGTACCGAACTTACACAAGAAGGAGGACATTTCCTCTTTGATTCTTGACCATGACATAGGTGCATATACATCTGAATCTGAGATTGAAGAAGACTCTATTGTGAAAGTTATGGACACAGAATCTGTAAAGGTCAAGCGTTCAGTCAAGCATAAAGAGGATGACACAGTTGAGGAAGCAAAAGATGTCGATGGTGATGAAGACATGAAGGACTTTGAGAGCTCAAACATACctcttgaagaagatgacgaaaacgaacaagaacaagctCCAGTTAGTACACCAAGAAAGAAGGCTGTGAGGTTAACAGAAATTGGTCCAAGATTGACTTTGAAACTAGTCAAACTAGAAGAAGGAATATGTTCAGGTAAAGTTCTACATCATGAGTTTGTACAGAAGACTGATTCTGAGATCAGAGCACTTGAAAAGAGGCATAAGGAGAAGATGAGAATAAAGGagcaaagaagaaaggaGCAAGAAGAGAACATTgcgaagaagaaagcacATAAGGAAGCGAAGAGACAAAGGAAACTTGAAAGAAGGGCAGCAAGAAAAGCAGCTGCCGAGGAAGGTAGTGAAGAAGGAAAGGACATATCAGAATCTGAGTCGGACTCTTCCAGCTCAGAATCTGAAAACGAATATAAGGATGTTCCTGAGGATATCGACAGTGATTTGTACAGTGACATTGAGTAA
- the RRP3 gene encoding RNA-dependent ATPase RRP3 (CAGL0J10912g~Ortholog(s) have cytosol, nucleus localization), with amino-acid sequence MAGKVGKVSKKSDDVSSLAAKIRARALENQKKMQAASRKDSESDSSDEEVERPAKKQAKDEKVEEPEEEVTFESFAQLNLVPELIQACQNLNFTKPTPIQARAIPPALAGSDVIGLAQTGSGKTAAFAIPILNKLWEDQQPYYACVLAPTRELAQQIKETFDSLGSLMGVRTTCIVGGMNMMDQARDLMRKPHIIIATPGRLMDHLENTKGFSLKNLKFLVMDEADRLLDMEFGPVLDRILKIIPTKGRTTYLFSATMTSKIDKLQRASLTNPVKCAVSNKYQTVDTLVQTLMVVPGGLKNTFLIYLLNEFIGKTVIIFTRTKANAERLSGLCNLLEFSATALHGDLNQNQRTGALDLFKAGKRSILVATDVAARGLDIPSVDIVINYDIPVDSKSYIHRVGRTARAGRSGKSISLVSQYDLELILRIEEVLGKKLPKESVDKNIILTLRDSVDKANGEVVMEMNRRNKEKQARGKGRRGRMMAKENMDREEK; translated from the coding sequence ATGGCAGGCAAAGTTGGTAAAGTATCAAAGAAGAGCGATGATGTTAGTTCACTAGCTGCTAAAATTAGGGCTAGAGCCCTTGAGaatcaaaagaagatgCAAGCGGCTTCCAGAAAGGACTCTGAAAGCGATTCCAGCGATGAGGAAGTTGAGAGACCCGCCAAGAAACAAGCTAAGGATGAAAAAGTAGAAGAACCAGAGGAAGAGGTCACATTTGAATCATTTGCTCAATTGAACTTAGTACCTGAGTTGATTCAAGCATGccaaaatttgaatttcaCTAAGCCAACACCTATTCAGGCCAGAGCCATTCCACCGGCTTTGGCTGGTAGTGATGTTATTGGTTTGGCACAAACAGGTTCGGGTAAAACCGCAGCATTTGCTATTCCGATCTTAAACAAGTTATGGGAAGACCAGCAGCCATACTATGCATGTGTACTAGCACCTACAAGAGAACTGGCTCAACAGATCAAGGAAACTTTTGACTCATTAGGTTCTCTGATGGGTGTCAGAACCACATGTATTGTTGGTGGTATGAATATGATGGATCAAGCAAGAGATTTGATGCGTAAACCTCATATAATTATCGCTACACCTGGTAGATTAATGGATCATTTAGAGAACACTAAGGGATTCTCgctgaaaaatttgaaattcttaGTCATGGATGAAGCCGATAGATTGTTAGACATGGAATTTGGTCCAGTATTAGATAGAATTTTGAAGATCATACCTACAAAAGGTAGAACCACTTACCTATTCTCTGCGACAATGACTTCAAAGATTGATAAACTACAAAGGGCAAGTTTAACAAACCCAGTGAAATGTGCAGTCTCAAATAAATACCAAACTGTGGATACTTTGGTGCAAACGCTTATGGTTGTGCCTGGTGGCCTAAAGAACACTTTCTTGATATATCTATTAAACGAATTTATTGGTAAAACagttattatttttacCAGAACAAAAGCCAATGCGGAAAGATTATCTGGGCTATGTAATCTACTAGAATTCAGTGCCACTGCCCTTCATGGTGACttgaatcaaaatcaaagaacTGGTGCCTTGGATTTGTTCAAGGCAGGCAAAAGATCAATATTAGTTGCTACGGATGTTGCTGCAAGAGGTTTAGATATTCCATCTGTCGATATTGTCATCAATTATGATATTCCAGTTGACTCTAAATCCTATATTCATAGAGTAGGTAGAACAGCAAGAGCTGGTAGATCTGGTAAATCCATTTCCTTAGTTTCACAATATGATTTAGAACTGATTCTGAGAATAGAAGAAGTGTTGGGAAAGAAGCTACCGAAGGAGAGTGTTGATAAAAACATTATTTTGACACTGAGGGATTCTGTAGATAAAGCTAATGGTGAAGTTGTTATGGAGATgaatagaagaaataaGGAAAAGCAAGCTAGAGGGAAAGGTAGAAGAGGTAGAATGATGGCCAAAGAAAACATGgatagagaagaaaaataa